In Hahella sp. HNIBRBA332, the genomic window CTGCAGGAAGTTGCCTGCGATGACGAGGTTAACTCCGGCTCCGGCGTGCGTAACGCGGATCGCAAGTACAAAACATTAAGGGAGTGGCTGGCCGGCGGCGATCTCACGCAACTGGCCTCCCGCTACTTGCAAGATGCTCCACAACGGGTCCGAGCGATCCTGTTCAATAAAACGCCCCGAAAAAACTGGCTGGTCACTTGGCATCAGGACAGAACCGTTTGCGTCAGTGAACGGTTTGTTGCGCCAGACTGGAGGCCATGGTCAGAGAAAGAAGGCGTTCTCCACGTCCAGCCTCCTATTGAGGTGCTGGAGCGCATGCTGGCGTTTCGCATTCATCTGGACCCTACCGATGAGAGCAACGGCTGCTTGAAAGTCATCCCGGGATCTCACCGCGAGGGACTGTTATCCCATGAACGTATCCAGCAAGTCGCCGCATCGTCTAAGCCTCTGTCCTGCATCGCCCGAGCGGGCGACATCCTGGTGATGAAGCCTCACCTGCTGCACGCCTCCAGCAAGGGAACGACGCCCAACCAGCG contains:
- a CDS encoding phytanoyl-CoA dioxygenase family protein → MAFDFHRDGLEWLRDALPASLINAILQEVACDDEVNSGSGVRNADRKYKTLREWLAGGDLTQLASRYLQDAPQRVRAILFNKTPRKNWLVTWHQDRTVCVSERFVAPDWRPWSEKEGVLHVQPPIEVLERMLAFRIHLDPTDESNGCLKVIPGSHREGLLSHERIQQVAASSKPLSCIARAGDILVMKPHLLHASSKGTTPNQRRILHVEFSDYPLPAGAQWAS